One Pseudomonas tolaasii NCPPB 2192 genomic window carries:
- a CDS encoding pyridoxal phosphate-dependent aminotransferase: protein MQVSKSNKLANVCYDIRGPVLKHAKRLEEEGHRILKLNIGNPAPFGFEAPDEILQDVIRNLPTAQGYSDSKGLFSARKAVMQYYQQKQVEGVGIEDIYLGNGVSELIVMSMQALLNNGDEVLVPAPDYPLWTAAVTLAGGHPVHYLCDEGADWFPDLADIKAKITPNTKALVIINPNNPTGAVYSKEVLLGMLELARQHNLVVFSDEIYDKILYDDAVHVCTASLAPDLLCLTFNGLSKSYRVAGFRSGWIAISGPKHNAQSYIEGIDMLANMRLCANVPSQHAIQTALGGYQSINDLVLPQGRLLEQRNRTWELLNAIPGVSCVKPMGALYAFPRIDPKVCPILNDEKFVLDLLLSEKLLVVQGTAFNWPWPDHFRVVTLPRVDDLDMAIGRIGNFLKSYSQ, encoded by the coding sequence ATGCAGGTCAGCAAATCGAACAAGCTCGCCAACGTCTGCTACGACATTCGCGGCCCGGTGCTCAAGCACGCCAAACGCCTGGAAGAGGAAGGCCATCGCATCCTCAAGCTGAACATCGGCAACCCGGCACCTTTTGGTTTCGAAGCGCCGGATGAAATCCTCCAGGACGTGATCCGCAACCTGCCGACCGCCCAGGGCTACAGCGATTCCAAAGGCCTGTTCAGCGCGCGTAAAGCCGTGATGCAGTACTACCAGCAGAAGCAGGTCGAAGGTGTCGGCATCGAAGACATCTACCTGGGCAATGGCGTGTCCGAGCTGATCGTGATGTCCATGCAGGCCCTGCTCAACAATGGCGACGAAGTGCTGGTGCCGGCTCCGGACTACCCGCTGTGGACCGCGGCCGTGACCCTGGCCGGTGGCCATCCGGTGCACTACCTGTGTGACGAAGGCGCCGACTGGTTCCCGGACCTGGCCGACATCAAGGCCAAGATCACCCCGAACACCAAGGCCCTGGTGATTATCAACCCGAACAACCCGACGGGCGCCGTGTATTCCAAGGAAGTGCTGCTGGGCATGCTCGAACTGGCGCGCCAGCACAACCTGGTGGTGTTCTCCGACGAGATCTACGACAAGATCCTCTACGATGACGCCGTGCACGTGTGCACCGCCTCCCTGGCGCCGGACCTGCTGTGCCTGACCTTCAACGGCTTGTCCAAGTCCTACCGCGTGGCGGGCTTCCGCTCCGGCTGGATCGCCATCTCCGGCCCCAAGCACAATGCCCAGAGCTACATCGAAGGCATCGACATGCTGGCCAACATGCGCCTGTGCGCCAACGTGCCGAGCCAGCACGCCATTCAGACCGCCCTCGGTGGCTACCAGAGCATCAACGACCTGGTCTTGCCGCAAGGCCGCTTGCTGGAGCAGCGCAACCGCACGTGGGAACTGCTCAACGCAATCCCGGGGGTCAGCTGCGTGAAACCCATGGGCGCGCTGTATGCCTTCCCGCGAATCGACCCTAAAGTCTGCCCGATTCTCAACGACGAAAAGTTCGTGCTCGACCTGTTGCTGTCGGAAAAGCTGCTGGTGGTGCAGGGAACCGCGTTCAACTGGCCGTGGCCGGATCACTTCCGCGTGGTGACCCTGCCGCGCGTGGATGACCTGGACATGGCCATTGGTCGCATCGGCAACTTCCTCAAGTCCTATAGCCAGTAA
- a CDS encoding DODA-type extradiol aromatic ring-opening family dioxygenase produces MFPSLFISHGSPMLALQPGASGPALQRLAAELPRPQAIVVVSAHWESQELLVSASPAPETWHDFGGFPRELFAVQYPAPGDPQLASEIVGLLHAEGLSARVDERRPFDHGTWVPLSLMYPAADIPVVQVSLPSRMGPALQTRVGHALTGLRERDVLLIGSGSITHNLGELNWRAGPEAIEPWARDFRDWVVDKLAANDETALHDYRRQAPHAVRSHPSDEHLLPLYFARGAGGEFSVAHQGFTMGALGMDIYRFG; encoded by the coding sequence ATGTTCCCCAGCCTGTTTATCTCCCACGGTTCGCCGATGCTGGCCCTGCAACCCGGCGCCAGCGGCCCGGCATTGCAACGCCTGGCCGCCGAACTGCCACGCCCACAAGCGATTGTAGTGGTGTCGGCCCACTGGGAAAGCCAAGAGTTACTGGTCAGCGCAAGTCCCGCACCCGAAACCTGGCACGACTTTGGCGGCTTTCCGCGCGAGCTGTTTGCCGTGCAGTACCCGGCGCCAGGTGATCCGCAACTGGCCAGTGAAATCGTCGGGCTGCTGCACGCCGAGGGCTTGAGCGCGCGCGTGGATGAACGCCGCCCGTTCGACCACGGCACCTGGGTGCCGCTGTCGTTGATGTACCCGGCGGCGGATATTCCGGTGGTGCAGGTCTCCCTGCCCAGTCGCATGGGGCCGGCTCTGCAGACGCGCGTCGGGCATGCCCTGACCGGCCTGCGCGAGCGAGACGTACTGCTGATCGGCTCTGGCAGCATCACCCATAACCTGGGCGAACTGAACTGGCGTGCCGGGCCTGAAGCGATCGAGCCCTGGGCACGCGACTTCCGCGACTGGGTGGTAGACAAACTCGCAGCCAACGATGAAACCGCGCTGCACGACTATCGTCGCCAGGCGCCGCACGCCGTGCGCAGTCATCCCAGCGATGAGCATTTGCTGCCGTTGTACTTTGCGCGTGGTGCGGGGGGCGAGTTCAGTGTTGCGCACCAAGGCTTTACCATGGGCGCACTGGGCATGGACATCTACCGCTTCGGCTAA
- a CDS encoding thiopurine S-methyltransferase — MEPKFWQERWARNQIGFHLPEVNPYLQRHWSQLELAQGSKVLVPLCGKSLDLVWLASAGYRVMGVELSEQAVQAFFDEQGLVPRIRQQGAFKVYQTEQIELWCGDFFALDADAVADCTALYDRAALIALPPLMRAQYVEHLNSLLGSRCRGLLITLDYDQAQKAGPPFAVTDDEVRLLFGGRWTLDVLEEQDILGESWKFVQDGVTRLEERVYRLTR, encoded by the coding sequence ATGGAACCCAAGTTTTGGCAAGAGCGCTGGGCGCGCAATCAGATTGGCTTTCATTTGCCCGAAGTTAACCCCTACCTGCAACGGCACTGGTCTCAGCTGGAATTGGCGCAAGGCTCGAAGGTATTGGTGCCGTTGTGCGGTAAAAGTCTGGATCTGGTCTGGCTGGCGAGTGCAGGCTATCGGGTGATGGGCGTCGAGTTGTCGGAGCAGGCTGTACAGGCGTTTTTCGATGAGCAGGGGCTCGTGCCGCGGATCCGCCAGCAGGGCGCTTTCAAGGTCTACCAGACGGAGCAGATCGAGCTGTGGTGCGGTGATTTCTTTGCGCTGGACGCCGATGCGGTGGCCGACTGCACGGCGCTCTACGATCGTGCCGCGTTGATCGCCTTGCCGCCGCTGATGCGTGCGCAGTACGTAGAGCATCTCAATAGTCTGCTGGGTTCCCGTTGCCGGGGGCTGTTGATCACCCTCGACTATGACCAGGCACAAAAAGCCGGCCCGCCGTTTGCGGTGACGGATGATGAGGTGAGGTTGTTATTCGGGGGGCGATGGACGCTGGATGTGTTGGAGGAACAGGACATTCTGGGCGAGAGCTGGAAGTTTGTGCAGGATGGCGTTACCCGGCTGGAAGAGCGCGTGTACCGGCTGACACGGTGA
- a CDS encoding glutathione peroxidase, producing the protein MSDKLLSIPCTTIKGEQKTLADFSGKAILVVNTASKCGFTPQYKGLEQLWQQYKDQGLVVLGFPCNQFGKQEPGNEGAISEFCELNYGVSFPLFKKIDVNGDAAHPLFVQLKKQAPGLLGSKGIKWNFTKFLIGRDGQVVKRFAPTTKPQDLTQEIEALLK; encoded by the coding sequence ATGAGCGACAAACTGCTGAGCATCCCGTGCACCACCATCAAGGGCGAGCAAAAGACCCTGGCCGACTTCTCCGGCAAGGCCATCCTTGTGGTCAACACCGCCAGCAAATGTGGCTTCACCCCGCAGTACAAAGGGCTGGAGCAACTCTGGCAGCAGTACAAGGACCAGGGCCTGGTGGTGCTGGGCTTCCCTTGCAACCAGTTCGGCAAGCAGGAACCCGGCAACGAAGGGGCGATTTCCGAGTTCTGTGAGCTGAACTACGGCGTCAGCTTCCCGCTGTTCAAGAAGATCGACGTCAACGGCGACGCCGCCCACCCGCTGTTCGTGCAGCTTAAAAAACAAGCGCCGGGCCTGTTGGGCTCCAAGGGCATCAAATGGAATTTCACCAAGTTCCTGATCGGCCGTGATGGCCAGGTGGTCAAGCGCTTCGCCCCCACCACCAAGCCGCAGGACCTGACCCAAGAGATCGAAGCACTGCTCAAATGA
- the msrB gene encoding peptide-methionine (R)-S-oxide reductase MsrB, producing MEKLDKTLEEWREMLDPAQYQVCRLKGTERPFSGKYNATKTDGVYHCICCHEALFDSSTKFDSGCGWPSFYAPIADSAMIEIRDVSHGMIRTEVTCAKCDAHLGHVFPDGPPPTGLRYCINSVCLDLVPR from the coding sequence ATGGAAAAGTTGGATAAAACGCTGGAGGAGTGGCGGGAAATGCTCGACCCCGCTCAATATCAAGTCTGTCGGCTGAAGGGCACCGAGCGCCCGTTTTCCGGCAAGTACAACGCCACCAAGACCGACGGCGTGTACCACTGCATTTGCTGCCATGAAGCGCTGTTCGATTCGTCGACCAAGTTTGATTCCGGCTGCGGTTGGCCGAGTTTTTATGCGCCGATTGCCGACAGCGCCATGATCGAGATCCGTGACGTCAGCCACGGCATGATCCGCACCGAAGTCACCTGCGCCAAGTGCGATGCGCATCTGGGGCACGTGTTCCCAGACGGCCCGCCGCCGACGGGGCTGCGTTATTGCATCAATTCGGTGTGCCTGGACCTCGTGCCGCGCTAA
- the htpX gene encoding protease HtpX produces the protein MMRILLFLATNLAVVLIASITLSLFGFNGFMAANGVDLNLNQLLVFCAVFGFAGSLFSLFISKWMAKMSTSTQVITQPRTRHEQWLLQTVEQLSREAGIKMPEVGIFPAYEANAFATGWNKNDALVAVSQGMLERFSYDEVKAVLAHEIGHVANGDMVTLALVQGVVNTFVMFFARIIGNFVDKVIFKNDEGRGIAYFVATLFAEVVLGFLASAITMWFSRRREFRADEAGARLAGTGAMIAALQHLRSEQGLPVHMPDSLTAFGINGGIKQGMARLFMSHPPLEERIDALRRRG, from the coding sequence ATGATGCGCATCCTGCTGTTCTTGGCCACCAACCTGGCGGTCGTGCTGATTGCCAGCATCACCCTGAGCCTTTTCGGCTTCAACGGGTTCATGGCGGCCAACGGGGTTGACCTGAACCTCAATCAGCTGCTGGTTTTCTGTGCGGTCTTTGGTTTTGCCGGCTCGCTGTTCTCGCTGTTCATCTCCAAGTGGATGGCGAAGATGAGCACCAGCACCCAGGTCATCACCCAGCCACGCACCCGTCACGAGCAATGGTTGTTGCAGACCGTTGAGCAGCTGTCCCGCGAGGCTGGCATCAAAATGCCCGAGGTCGGGATCTTCCCGGCGTATGAAGCGAATGCCTTTGCCACGGGCTGGAACAAGAACGACGCGCTCGTTGCGGTGAGCCAGGGCATGCTCGAACGCTTCTCCTACGATGAAGTGAAGGCTGTGCTGGCCCATGAGATCGGCCACGTAGCCAACGGTGACATGGTCACCCTGGCGCTGGTACAGGGCGTGGTGAACACCTTCGTGATGTTCTTCGCGCGGATCATCGGCAACTTCGTCGACAAGGTCATCTTCAAGAACGATGAAGGCCGCGGCATCGCCTACTTCGTGGCCACCCTCTTCGCCGAAGTGGTGCTGGGCTTCCTGGCCAGTGCGATCACCATGTGGTTCTCGCGCAGACGCGAATTCCGTGCTGACGAAGCCGGTGCGCGCCTGGCCGGCACCGGCGCCATGATCGCGGCGCTGCAACACCTGCGCTCCGAACAGGGCCTGCCGGTGCACATGCCGGACAGCCTGACCGCCTTCGGCATCAACGGCGGCATCAAGCAAGGCATGGCTCGCCTGTTCATGAGCCACCCGCCGCTTGAGGAGCGCATTGACGCGCTGCGTCGTCGCGGTTGA